One genomic window of Candidatus Binatia bacterium includes the following:
- a CDS encoding integrin alpha, translating to MTRGRSRGTSVALALAIAWSLLPALANNAEATPTRGVTILSGGVPGESFGCSVASAGDVNGDGYADVIVGAYQSGRVGQAVGRAYIYFGGLRPQNRPDVVLTGEAAGDAFGVCVASAGDVNKDGYADVIVGAYQNDARGANAGRAYVYFGGPKPHERPDIVLSGEAAGDAFGYAVASAGDVNRDGYADVVVGAYENSARGAGAGRAYVFFGGAHPDGVPDAVLSGEAAGDRFGISVAGAGDVNGDGFADVVVGAYQNDAGGNDAGRAYVFFGGAHPHERPDLTLTGASAGDSFGFSVAGAGDANKDGFADVAVGAYHNGAGGKDAGRVYLYYGAKAPSETAGLVLTGEAAGDAFGYAVAAAGDANGDGFADLAVGAYGNDAGGSAAGRAYVFFGGPGADAVPDFTQTGEATLDNLGFAVGGAGDVDGDGYADLVVGAPYSDGDAGRGYLTRNVGGKSRPIAAR from the coding sequence ATGACCCGCGGCCGCAGCCGCGGAACCTCGGTGGCGCTCGCCCTAGCGATCGCGTGGAGCCTTCTTCCCGCCCTTGCGAACAACGCCGAAGCCACCCCCACCCGCGGCGTGACCATCCTCTCCGGCGGCGTGCCCGGCGAATCCTTCGGCTGCTCCGTCGCCTCCGCCGGCGACGTGAACGGCGACGGCTACGCCGACGTCATCGTCGGCGCCTACCAGAGCGGCCGCGTGGGCCAGGCCGTGGGTCGCGCCTACATCTACTTCGGCGGGCTGCGCCCGCAGAACCGCCCCGACGTGGTGCTGACCGGCGAGGCGGCCGGCGACGCCTTCGGGGTCTGCGTGGCTTCCGCCGGCGACGTCAACAAGGACGGGTACGCCGACGTGATCGTCGGCGCCTATCAGAACGACGCGCGCGGCGCGAACGCCGGCCGCGCCTACGTGTATTTCGGGGGGCCCAAGCCGCACGAGCGCCCCGACATCGTCCTGAGCGGTGAGGCGGCCGGCGACGCGTTCGGCTACGCCGTCGCGTCGGCGGGCGACGTGAACCGCGACGGCTACGCCGACGTCGTCGTGGGCGCCTACGAGAACAGCGCGCGCGGCGCCGGCGCGGGACGCGCCTATGTCTTCTTCGGCGGCGCGCACCCCGACGGCGTTCCCGACGCGGTGCTCTCCGGCGAGGCCGCGGGGGACCGGTTCGGGATCTCGGTCGCGGGCGCGGGCGACGTGAACGGGGACGGTTTCGCCGACGTGGTGGTCGGCGCCTATCAGAACGATGCCGGAGGCAACGACGCCGGGCGCGCCTACGTCTTCTTCGGCGGCGCGCATCCGCACGAGCGTCCGGACCTCACGCTCACGGGCGCTTCGGCGGGCGATTCGTTCGGGTTTTCGGTGGCAGGCGCGGGGGACGCGAACAAGGACGGGTTCGCGGATGTGGCGGTGGGCGCCTACCACAACGGCGCGGGCGGCAAGGATGCCGGACGCGTCTACCTCTATTACGGCGCCAAGGCGCCTTCCGAGACGGCAGGACTCGTCCTGACCGGAGAAGCGGCGGGCGACGCGTTCGGCTACGCCGTCGCCGCCGCGGGCGATGCCAACGGAGACGGCTTCGCCGACCTGGCGGTCGGCGCCTATGGCAACGACGCCGGCGGCTCGGCCGCGGGCCGCGCCTACGTCTTCTTCGGCGGACCCGGCGCCGATGCCGTTCCCGACTTCACGCAGACGGGCGAGGCGACGCTGGACAACCTGGGCTTCGCGGTCGGAGGGGCGGGCGACGTGGATGGGGACGGCTACGCGGACCTGGTCGTGGGCGCTCCCTACTCGGACGGCGACGCGGGCCGCGGCTATCTCACCCGGAACGTGGGCGGCAAGTCGAGACCGATCGCGGCGCGCTGA